TGCTGAACAACTCAATTGGGGTGTTCGTCAAATTTTTGAGACCATAATAAACTCTAATTAACCTAATCCAATATGGCAATAAGGAATGAACTTGTAATCATAGACTCGAGTCGATAATCATATTATAAGTTCATCATCTGAACTCATTTGTTTTCAGTCAGTGATAGGGATCTTGAACAAAGAAATAAACCCTTGAAGCTACATACAATCATACTCAATTCGATGAAATATTTGAGAACGATTGAAGGTTGAAACGATGGTGTATTGGTgatcattaaataaaattttataacgtGGCATGCTTTCAATAGTGGGAATAAACAAAATCGCATGAATTTGGGAGATATGCATAAAATAACCATAAAAAACATGATTAACTTATGTTTGATATTAACAACCACATAAAACAATGttgataaaaatatacataaaatgtAAAGTTGTTGATTAGTTGCCATATTAAAATAATGGGCTTAATTCTAGTGGTTCACAAATAATGTGGATATTGCCAATAATGCCAGCCAAAATgcttattaaaaatatttttcaagtacAAAATAATACATTGGTCTATTTGAAATAATATGGCTTAGTTATTTTGGCATATGTTGTTCAAAGAACACTAAATGACATAGCATATCCTAAATGACTCTACTTTAGCNAAtaaatgtatttatatgatttattatattttaaagtaacaatatataactatatatttctttaataaatgtatttatatgatttattatattttaaagtaacaatttgttttataaagatttttttttaaaatatttgaaataattttggaGGACCACCTTATTGCATTGAATTATTGGTGCATAAAAAGAGGAGGGGATTTTTGGATGGTCCACTACCATTTGTTCATATTTATAGTTGAATCAAATCAATGTGACCATTCGTGATGTATTTTGTTGCTTATGCATAGAGGGAGTGTACAATAATAAAGCCAATGTCGAAATATAAAATGGGAGAAAAAGgaattattgttttcaataaatTCAATATAGAATTTCATATGGCAAAAGCTTTTGCATAAGTGGATGTTGTAATTACTTATTTTATAACATTCACTTCAAGAAtgtaacataacataacatccCAAACGTTTAAAAACTGAGTATATATGACCAAAGATGTAGAGGAAAGTATGAATTTCTTGAATGAAgagtaaaagaaaaacaatcatTGAATCAAGAACAAACAAAATGTAAGTCCTAAAGAAATGACTCAATTACAAGTGAGAGATTAAAAACAAGGGAACCAATGTTTGTTTGTTCCCATCCTACTCTTTTTCTTCTACAAACAAAGTGAACTCACTCAGAGTCATTTCTACCGTATATGTTTCCGTTTTGTTCTACTGGACCATCATCAAACTAGTAACATCCTAGGGAGAACTTTTTATACGACGATCCGAGGTGATAATGAGTAACTTGGAGGAACTGTTATACATTCATTCAATCACTCAATAACAATTGAGTTGTCTTTTGTTAGTTCGTCTCAGGAACCACCATTTAGACACTGGTTTTCTTGTTCCAACGAGTTATCAGATTTAAGGCTCCTTTCGCTAGATGATTTGTTTGAGTTGCATTCTTCCTCCTCAATTAGCTCCAAAGGGCATGTCCTCTTGAGTGCAGGCCTCTTTTGGAACTTTTTCTTGCTCTGAGTTACCCCGTCATCACCTTTTATCATTCTTACAACCTGCCTCCCATGAAAGATTCATTAAATCCGAATGAATTACTATATCATACTGTTTTGTGCTTGATACACCGAAGGGGTTCTTAAGATAAGTTACTTGCCTGGCTCATTTGAGGCCTTTCAATTGAATTTTGATCTGTACATAGGGATGCAACCGTACACATACGATTCATCTGATCAGATTCATATGAACCATCTAATGATGGATCGACAAGCTCGACAATACATTTCTTGCTTAGCAGAGGTTTTGCCTGTAAGATGTTAATAAATTTATGAAAGATGGATAGTTTTTCTTGGTTTAAATAAGAAGAGAATTACATCACTAGGCCAAGAACAGAAGCAAGAGTGCATACCCACATTACAACGCTGTTGTGTGACTCGTCTATAGCTGGCCGGCCACTAATGAGCTCTAATAACAGTACTCCAAAGGCATATACATCGGTCTTTTCATCAACTATGCCATGCATAAAAAGCTCGGGGGCAAGATAGCTGCCgaggaaagagaaaaaaattacttatattgacaaaatttcaaaagtTTTAGGCTTTTAGCAGTTTCATGCTTAGCAATAAAAGCAGCCTACCCAAACGTTCCTTCAAACTGTGAAACATCAAGGTGAGTCCAGTTATCAGGAAGCCATTTTGCGAGACCAAAATCAGAAATCTGcacttaaaattaaaacatgaaGCACCTACTAAAGAACTTCACAAAAATCAAGCTATCGATccaattttacttttaaatggTCACCGTAATGTTTTTAATCAGGATCCCTCTACCTGAGGTTCAAAATCTTCAGTGAGTAAAATATTGGCAGACTTGATATCTCTATGGATAATTCTTCGTTGGCACCCCTCGTGCAGATATGATAAACCGGAAGCAATGCCTAGAGCAATATTGTACCTTACACTCCATCCCAATTTCTCTTTTTTGTCTGTGTATTGTACAATGAGattcttgaatcttgaaaaGTGAAAATCAGATCAAATcaaagattcaatttatttaatttagatgAAAGAACGAACCGATAAGCAAAGATGCCAAACTCCCATTTGGTGACAAAGGAAGAACAAGGTGCATCCCTCCTTCAACTCCATAACCAATCACATTGGCAATATTTGGATGGTTCACATGTACTAGTATGCCAAGCTCGGATAAATAATCTGCAGTCATCTCCTCCGGAGTTCCTCGAA
This genomic window from Primulina huaijiensis isolate GDHJ02 chromosome 7, ASM1229523v2, whole genome shotgun sequence contains:
- the LOC140980793 gene encoding receptor-like cytosolic serine/threonine-protein kinase RBK2 isoform X2, which encodes MEIARDPLTSPRESENACNAAAESSEGQFFVIGKKLIFSASSISLSDKELRALTIEDETTEECLVREEVGEEANTVICSVTRTLDSEAETSEKSDSPWKGFIRKLKKGPTMHLHTFHPTLPHLPSIKKLSRRRTRNTQSLSALPPHIEADLYYCFETSWKNFSLSDLQEITDNFNHDNLIGEGGYSEVYKGHLGDGQLVAVKRLIRGTPEEMTADYLSELGILVHVNHPNIANVIGYGVEGGMHLVLPLSPNGSLASLLIDKKEKLGWSVRYNIALGIASGLSYLHEGCQRRIIHRDIKSANILLTEDFEPQISDFGLAKWLPDNWTHLDVSQFEGTFGYLAPELFMHGIVDEKTDVYAFGVLLLELISGRPAIDESHNSVVMWAKPLLSKKCIVELVDPSLDGSYESDQMNRMCTVASLCTDQNSIERPQMSQVVRMIKGDDGVTQSKKKFQKRPALKRTCPLELIEEEECNSNKSSSERSLKSDNSLEQENQCLNGGS
- the LOC140980793 gene encoding receptor-like cytosolic serine/threonine-protein kinase RBK2 isoform X1, giving the protein MEIARDPLTSPRFSNYRESENACNAAAESSEGQFFVIGKKLIFSASSISLSDKELRALTIEDETTEECLVREEVGEEANTVICSVTRTLDSEAETSEKSDSPWKGFIRKLKKGPTMHLHTFHPTLPHLPSIKKLSRRRTRNTQSLSALPPHIEADLYYCFETSWKNFSLSDLQEITDNFNHDNLIGEGGYSEVYKGHLGDGQLVAVKRLIRGTPEEMTADYLSELGILVHVNHPNIANVIGYGVEGGMHLVLPLSPNGSLASLLIDKKEKLGWSVRYNIALGIASGLSYLHEGCQRRIIHRDIKSANILLTEDFEPQISDFGLAKWLPDNWTHLDVSQFEGTFGYLAPELFMHGIVDEKTDVYAFGVLLLELISGRPAIDESHNSVVMWAKPLLSKKCIVELVDPSLDGSYESDQMNRMCTVASLCTDQNSIERPQMSQVVRMIKGDDGVTQSKKKFQKRPALKRTCPLELIEEEECNSNKSSSERSLKSDNSLEQENQCLNGGS